A window of the Thunnus albacares chromosome 15, fThuAlb1.1, whole genome shotgun sequence genome harbors these coding sequences:
- the si:dkey-13p1.4 gene encoding transmembrane protein 151B yields the protein MLSDLDSAEDTGASAPNDAEGEQHGEEEEEEGSPAESDVQEEQRPVKQSLGACVCRESHWRCLLLSLLMYSCLGAVAWCQLTRVTKISFNSALTSSFTASFTSSLRGASGMGVGGHSMIYHDSPCSDGYIYIPLAFLLMLYVLYMVECWHCRARSDLQCKADVDSVYERVLQMRQAQPCIWWKAISYHFVRRTRQVTRYRNGDAYTTTQVYHERVNTHVAEGEFDYSHCGMKDVSRDLRGLEGHPATRLRFTKCFSFTEAGPENDYLNQRARFFSEIEGLDDYMEAREGMQLKNMDFRENLIAYVHPDRMPWYTSQVAFWLAALLMLSWPLRVLIEYRTAYVHYRIEKLFGLEYSHSSPSPLDENRPVGNNTGCIIPRVDTLDSTEMEWHIRCNRQVIPSYSEAMLINMSTADSNSLHDTEYTTSSNCFLLDSSQTTQSYGALQSQDDCEQCSVLSGQGDGWGRRRTITSSSCSSIFSCRGALFHSHLSSDTSRFSLCRMYGSHRTVALWRSRSSNLTEPCCVDEQCCCSDSSQLALSDSPPTYRDARFFPVLIVHRSDGCGSEERREVRHYYIRRGSSCVETAL from the exons ATGCTCTCCGATCTGGACTCTGCGGAAGACACGGGAGCCAGCGCTCCCAATGATGCTGAGGGAGAGCAGCacggggaggaagaggaggaggagggctcACCGGCTGAGAGTGATGTCCAGGAGGAG cagcgTCCAGTGAAGCAGTCCCTGGGTGCTTGTGTCTGCCGTGAGTCCCATTGGCGctgcctgctgctctccctgctcATGTACAGCTGCCTGGGTGCGGTGGCCTGGTGTCAGCTGACCCGGGTCACGAAGATCAGTTTCAATTCTgccctcacctcctccttcacagcctccttcacctcctccctccGGGGAGCCTCTGGGATGGGAGTTGGTGGACACTCAATGATCTACCACGACAGCCCTTGCTCTGACGGCTACATCTACATCCCTCTGGCCTTCCTGCTCATGCTCTACGTCTTGTACATGGTGGAGTGCTGGCACTGCCGAGCTCGCAGCGACCTGCAGTGCAAAGCAGACGTAGACAGCGTTTACGAGCGCGTGCTGCAGATGCGCCAGGCCCAGCCTTGCATATGGTGGAAGGCTATCAGCTACCATTTTGTTCGGCGGACGCGGCAAGTCACCCGGTACCGTAACGGGGACGCCTACACCACCACACAGGTGTACCACGAGAGGGTCAACACGCATGTGGCTGAGGGCGAGTTTGACTACAGCCACTGTGGGATGAAAGATGTATCTCGTGACCTCAGAGGATTGGAGGGACATCCAGCAACTCGCCTGCGCTTTACCAAGTGTTTCAGCTTCACCGAGGCCGGACCAGAAAACGATTACCTCAACCAGCGAGCCAGGTTCTTCTCTGAAATCGAGGGTTTGGATGATTACATGGAGGCCAGGGAGGGGATGCAGCTGAAGAATATGGACTTCAGGGAAAACCTGATAGCTTATGTACACCCAGACAGGATGCCTTGGTACACTTCACAGGTAGCCTTCTGGCTGGCAGCTCTCCTCATGCTGTCCTGGCCTCTGAGAGTGCTAATAGAGTACCGCACTGCATATGTGCACTACCGAATAGAGAAACTGTTTGGGTTAGAGTACAGCCACAGCAGCCCTTCTCCTCTCGATGAAAACAGGCCTGTTGGGAATAATACTGGCTGCATTATTCCAAGAGTAGACACACTAGACAGCACTGAAATGGAGTGGCACATACGCTGCAACCGCCAGGTGATTCCCAGCTACTCAGAGGCCATGCTGATAAACATGAGCACAGCAGACTCGAACTCTTTACACGACACCGAATACACCACATCCTCCAACTGCTTCCTGTTGGACAGCAGCCAGACGACTCAGAGTTACGGAGCTCTCCAGAGCCAGGACGACTGCGAGCAGTGCAGCGTGTTGAGCGGACAAGGGGACGGATGGGGAAGGAGGAGGACCATCACCAgctccagctgctcctccatcttctcctgCCGGGGAGCGCTGTTCCACTCCCACCTGTCCTCGGACACGTCTCGTTTCTCGCTCTGCCGCATGTACGGCTCCCACCGCACCGTGGCTCTGTGGAGGAGCCGCAGCAGCAACCTGACGGAGCCCTGCTGCGTTGACGAGCAGTGCTGTTGCTCAGACTCCAGTCAGCTGGCGCTCAGTGATAGTCCACCCACTTACAGGGATGCCCGGTTCTTCCCGGTTCTCATTGTGCATCGGTCTGACGGCTGTGGCAGCGAGGAGCGGAGGGAAGTGCGGCATTACTACATACGGAGAGGGTCGTCGTGTGTGGAGACGGCTCTGTGA
- the lrr1 gene encoding leucine-rich repeat protein 1, translating into MKLQCDVEVVNRMLPTFGMKSRGKGARAVLSIGKHLDKTSQRSSIYMMICTAKDRAGSKYKLKDNIEKFFTWFVEEGKATVRLREPAVDICLSKADANSLKNFLSAARLADRGSDTSSLPLSTLTPVRARDVEQPKKKLTIVSKKDYPLTSNFPYSLEQLQVSYCKLSRVDMRMLSLKALRKLDLSNNHIKKLPATIGDLSCLSELILHNNHLEAFSEALCLSTLQRTLQLLDLSQNRLQSLPAQFCQLRELVNLKLDDNELVCLPFHIGRLSKLRFLSAAHNQLAVLPGDFRKLSLENLDLFGNPFIQSNPLDHTMQLTFPLPLQELASRAVANLRIPYGPHLIPAHLCRDLEVAKNCDCGRACISFYIKTAVSMNLHQVSHTVVLVDNMGGTDAPVQQHFCSLSCYSEFLDNSLQRGIR; encoded by the exons ATGAAGCTCCAGTGTGATGTCGAGGTCGTAAATCGTATGCTGCCCACGTTCGGGATGAAGAGTCGAGGGAAAGGGGCGAGAGCGGTGCTTTCCATCGGGAAGCATTTGGACAAGACGAGTCAACGCAGCAGCATATACATGATGATCTGCACAGCTAAAGACAGAGCGGGCTCCAAGTACAAG CTAAAAGACAACATAGAGAAGTTCTTCACGTGGTTTGTGGAAGAAGGCAAGGCCACTGTGAGATTAAGGGAACCAGCTGTTGACATCTGTTTGAGCAAG gCTGATGCAAATAGCTTAAAGAACTTCCTCTCGGCCGCTCGTCTGGCCGACAGAGGAAGCGACACGAGCAGCCTCCCCCTCTCCACACTCACTCCTGTCCGCGCCCGAGATGTAGAGCAACCCAAGAAGAAACTCACTATCGTCTCCAAGAAGGACTACCCGCTCACCTCAAACTTCCCCTACTCCCTGGAGCAGCTGCAGGTCTCCTACTGCAAACTGTCTCGTGTGGACATGCGAATGCTGTCCCTCAAAG CTCTTCGCAAGTTAGACCTCAGTAACAACCACATCAAGAAACTCCCCGCCACCATCGGCGACCTCAGCTGCCTGTCTGAGCTCATCCTCCACAACAACCACCTGGAGGCCTTCAGCGAAGCCCTTTGTCTGTCCACCCTGCAGCGGACCCTCCAGCTTCTGGACCTGAGCCAGAATCGACTGCAGTCCCTTCCCGCTCAGTTCTGCCAGCTCAGAGAACTGGTGAACCTCAAACTGGACGACAACGAGCTGGTTTGTCTGCCGTTCCACATCGGCCGCCTCTCCAAGCTGAGGTTCCTGTCGGCAGCACATAACCAGCTGGCCGTGCTGCCTGGTGACTTCCGCAAGCTGAGTCTGGAGAACTTGGACTTGTTTGGAAACCCGTTTATCCAATCCAACCCTCTGGACCACACAATGCAGCTCACATTCCCCCTTCCACTTCAAGAACTAGCTTCCAGAGCTGTGGCAAACCTCAG AATACCGTACGGACCTCACCTCATCCCCGCTCACTTGTGTCGGGACCTTGAAGTAGCCAAGAATTGCGACTGTGGCCGTGCGTGCATCAGTTTCTACATCAAGACGGCAGTGAGCATGAACCTTCACCAAGTGTCCCACACAGTGGTCCTGGTGGACAACATGGGAGGCACAGATGCTCCGGTGCAGCAGCACTTCTGTTCCCTCTCCTGCTACTCTGAATTCTTGGACAACTCACTCCAGAGAGGAATCAGATGA
- the dnaaf2 gene encoding protein kintoun: MDVGEKLKELKMTADEISRFTDAFKDEKFREMLRDYAQEISDPANKKKYEEEIKLLEQERGNNIEFIHPEPFRALRTSVNGKQKCYINICANEKVGKPECKWGVSEEGRRGQCWSLPHSLHPGRQDTDPKGNKIMIYDVIFHPDTLHIARRNTRFMDMVDSTAIQGIQDAFKVTLDKSNVREMSTKYKGTPQACVMRKPIPGYKARVPSEQPDPLAFPYPDEKRPTTSPATKNSKPIQPQKPKEPTKPDYTVKYRSFIDLQDFRCSRDSARSPRPKVIVVTIYVPLLKSVTDANLEVKEKNLLLESKKPAYRLELPLAYPVDEDKGEAKFNRQRGQLTVTLPVLPSDEAFEFAVGTAQAVSDDDERQEEKVEEEEEKEGNNGEEEEREVEEKQQNREAEKSEEEDNKYEMEEEETWKQQMEVEKSDEIYESRVEEEEEEKLKEQKTEKREAEERKETGKQKQQDELHEDRTLHNRAALKKDYCGTSSQCDTSEKHQQTIQKEEKTTETVDGNLKVEIHAASNQESHTDVVSSKPATTNTSSPNSVEDCCVPERAEESSKAPALDEENKSRLGGNRVTRFSEEHTLGSEETIEDDLPTEQIIQNPEPDKKPPPVLLREIDQDGNETVISDHSTSAGFTFQNSLLYELD, translated from the exons ATGGACGTGGGAGAAAAACTTAAAGAACTTAAGATGACAGCGGATGAAATCAGCAGATTCACTGATGCCTTTAAAGATGAGAAATTCAGGGAAATGCTGCGCGACTACGCACAAGAAATATCAGACCCTGCgaataagaaaaaatatgaagagGAGATCAAACTTCTGgagcaggagagaggaaacaacatCGAGTTTATCCACCCGGAACCATTCAGGGCTCTCAGGACAAGTGTGAACGGCAAGCagaagtgctacatcaacatcTGCGCCAATGAAAAAGTCGGTAAACCTGAATGTAAGTGGGGGGTGTCTGAGGAAGGCCGCAGAGGACAGTGCTGGTCCCTGCCTCACAGTCTGCACCCCGGGAGACAAGACACAGACCCAAAGGGAAACAAAATCATGATCTATGATGTTATTTTCCACCCTGACACTCTTCACATAGCAAGGAGAAACACCAGATTCATGGATATGGTGGATAGCACAGCCATTCAGGGGATCCAGGATGCTTTCAAGGTGACTCTGGACAAAAGCAACGTGAGAGAGATGAGCACCAAATATAAAGGCACACCTCAGGCTTGTGTCATGCGAAAACCCATACCTGGGTATAAAGCCAGGGTACCCTCAGAGCAGCCTGACCCTCTTGCCTTCCCATACCCGGATGAAAAAAGACCTACCACATCCCcagcaacaaaaaacagcaaacctATCCAGCCTCAGAAACCCAAAGAGCCCACCAAGCCAGactatacagtaaaatatagaTCATTCATCGATCTGCAGGACTTTAGATGTTCCAGAGACTCAGCCAGAAGCCCCAGGCCTAAAGTGATTGTGGTCACCATCTACGTGCCGCTTCTGAAGTCAGTAACAGACGCCAACCTtgaagtaaaagagaaaaacctGCTTCTGGAGTCCAAGAAACCTGCCTACAGACTGGAGCTGCCCTTAGCCTACCCTGTGGATGAGGATAAAGGAGAGGCCAAGTTcaacagacagagaggacagcTGACAGTCACACTGCCCGTTCTTCCTTCTGATGAGGCATTTGAGTTCGCAGTAGGGACCGCTCAGGCTgttagtgatgatgatgagaggcaggaggagaaggtggaggaggaggaggagaaggaaggtAACaatggtgaggaggaggaaagagaggtggaagagaagcagcaaaatagagaagcagagaaaagtGAAGAAGAGGACAATAAATAtgagatggaagaggaggagacatggaAGCAGCAGATGGAAGTTGAGAAAAGTGATGAGATTTATGAAAgcagagtggaggaggaggaggaggagaaattgaaagagcagaaaactgagaaaagggAAGCcgaagagagaaaagaaactgggaaacagaaacagcaggatGAGCTACATGAAGATAGAACGTTACATAACAGAGCAGCACTAAAAAAGGATTATTGCGGAACAAGTTCTCAGTGTGATACGAGTGAAAAGCAccaacaaacaatacaaaaagaagaaaagacaacagagaCTGTAGATGGAAACTTGAAG GTGGAAATCCATGCCGCATCAAACCAGGAATCCCATACTGATGTTGTTTCTTCCAAACCTGCGACGACCAACACTTCAAGCCCAAACAGCGTGGAGGACTGCTGCGTTCCTGAGCGGGCCGAAGAGTCCAGCAAAGCGCCTGCACTGGATGAAGAGAACAAGTCAAGACTAGGAGGCAACAGGGTCACCCGCTTCTCCGAAGAACACACTCTGGGCTCAGAGGAGACAATTGAAGATGACCTGCCAACAGAGCAGATCATCCAAAACCCAGAGCCTGATAAGAAGCCGCCGCCTGTCTTATTAAGGGAAATTGATCAAGACGGAAATGAGACGGTCATCAGCGATCACTCCACATCGGCTGGCTTCACCTTCCAAAACTCCCTCCTGTATGAGCTGGACTGA
- the LOC122998710 gene encoding Krueppel-like factor 11, with translation MPSRKFIEMDSHGTEYTDHCGSHAKRRRHDSEQSVSSGTSSCSSALEYTDLEAAEALVCMSSWGQGHFLAGNKPSPCKPRPLTPASDSCDSLLPPELPEPPKDFVSLSSLCMTPPHSPSFVETSTSSSALQSTSGPSVSTQRCGLHHPGLAPIAEKTPSLPPPSQPCRAMATSVIRHTADNTPCQHHIPLAPNPQKNRDTVMAATVCQQQQQQQQQQQQQQRITKTELITTPPSPLAPLTPTLSTSKTEQQVSPSKPCLDNVPTPAPVNTQLQHSPPTPPAPATLSPPPVTSPQIICQMFPVSSQSGIISAFIPSAVQASSSGIRTTTTPILPQPASANTASVQQSLIVGSAVPQGTVMLVLPQSSVSQAPHCPQTVMTLGNTKLLPLAPAPVYVPAGPSGSTTATKMDFSRRRNYVCNFPGCRKTYFKSSHLKAHLRTHTGEKPFSCSWDGCDKRFARSDELSRHRRTHTGEKKFVCPVCDRRFMRSDHLTKHARRHMTTKKIPSWQADVRSLNKMAAGKTPPSKPGLATISMLVPAGSK, from the exons ATGCCATCGCGAAAATTTATAGAGATGGACTCACACGGG ACAGAGTACACGGACCACTGTGGGTCCCACGCAAAGAGAAGGAGGCATGACAGCGAGCAGTCAGTCTCCAGCGGAACCAGCAGCTGTTCCTCCGCTCTGGAGTACACAGACCTGGAGGCGGCTGAAGCGCTGGTGTGTATGAGCTCCTGGGGCCAGGGCCACTTCCTTGCAGGCAACAAGCCGAGCCCTTGCAAGCCCAGACCCCTCACCCCGGCTTCGGACTCTTGTGACTCCCTCCTGCCGCCAGAACTCCCGGAACCCCCAAAAGACTTTGTATCCCTCTCCTCCTTG TGTATGACTCCGCCTCACAGCCCCAGCTTTGTTGAGACTTCAACATCCAGCTCAGCGCTCCAATCAACCTCCGGCCCGTCTGTGTCCACGCAACGCTGTGGGCTCCATCATCCTGGGCTGGCACCCATTGCTGAAAagaccccctccctcccccctccatcACAGCCCTGCAGAGCCATGGCGACGAGCGTCATCCGCCACACCGCAGACAACACCCCCTGCCAACACCACATTCCATTGGCCCCCAATCCACAGAAAAATAGAGACACGGTAATGGCTGCAACAGTCtgccagcagcaacagcagcagcagcagcagcagcagcagcaacaacgtATTACAAAGACTGAGCTCATAACCACACCTCCATCTCCTCTTGCTCCTCTTACACCCACATTGTCCACAtcaaaaacagagcagcaggtcAGTCCCTCAAAACCTTGTTTGGACAATGTCCCCACGCCTGCTCCTGTCAACACCCAACTTCAACACAGCCCACCCACTCCCCCTGCTCCCGCTACCCTATCCCCACCTCCAGTCACCAGCCCCCAAATCATCTGCCAGATGTTCCctgtcagcagccaatcaggtaTAATCTCAGCCTTCATCCCCAGTGCGGTTCAGGCTTCCAGTTCTGGAATTCGGACCACCACCACTCCCATCCTCCCCCAGCCCGCCTCAGCCAACACCGCCTCTGTCCAGCAGTCCCTGATTGTGGGCTCAGCGGTGCCCCAGGGTACGGTGATGCTGGTTCTCCCTCAGTCCTCCGTCTCTCAGGCCCCTCACTGCCCTCAGACTGTCATGACCCTGGGCAACACCAAGCTGCTACCTCTGGCTCCTGCCCCCGTGTACGTGCCAGCGGGGCCCAGCGGCAGCACCACAGCCACAAAGATGGACTTTTCCCGCAGGAGAAACTATGTCTGCAACTTCCCAGGCTGCAGGAAGACATACTTCAAGAGCTCACACCTCAAGGCTCATCTTCGGACACACACAG gTGAGAAGCCCTTCAGTTGCAGCTGGGACGGTTGTGATAAGCGCTTCGCCCGCTCCGACGAGCTCTCCCGTCACCGACGAACACACACCGGTGAGAAGAAATTTGTGTGCCCCGTGTGTGACCGGCGCTTCATGCGCAGCGACCACCTCACCAAGCATGCACGGCGCCACATGACCACAAAGAAAATTCCCTCCTGGCAGGCTGATGTTCGGAGCCTGAACAAAATGGCTGCTGGCAAAACACCTCCTTCAAAACCTGGCCTTGCCACAATAAGCATGCTGGTACCTGCAGGCTCTAAGTAG